One part of the Rutidosis leptorrhynchoides isolate AG116_Rl617_1_P2 chromosome 1, CSIRO_AGI_Rlap_v1, whole genome shotgun sequence genome encodes these proteins:
- the LOC139895737 gene encoding putative F-box protein At3g16210 translates to MSDNIPFEIQTEIVKKLPVKSLLRFRQVSKSWKSLIDGSEFVANYHLSNKQQRLLVRHVDSPHKVVITPGYREFESKLEDEKYVSIVDDDEDSFPQNKSPLMVPSNVKQLKKFPDIIGSSMGLLCLCRSFKEFYYWHGLDKKTRKKFVLWNLTIRKSITIVVPNVPNTNYFQTVVGFGVCPRTSDPKLVKITYILSLDYMKEHIPWQVELFSLSSGSWKSLSMSVPRKSVLLRWKQVCIDKFIYWLVADRIHDVGEEIKKNLILSFDMTTEEFIEIDLPNNLAYSDNNFLHVSKLLTSLVVVEADDWPVHRKYSVWMMKHEVPNSFTKLFVINSPSESLGILKVHGFRKTGEPIIEMNWDNTDFYNTDAHNAVFVYEPESGEISDIGIARCGFACFAISYVETLLLLNK, encoded by the coding sequence atGTCTGATAACATTCCCTTCGAAATTCAAACAGAAATCGTCAAAAAGCTTCCTGTGAAATCATTGCTTCGATTCAGacaagtttcaaaatcatggaaatCACTAATCGATGGCTCTGAATTTGTCGCTAATTACCACTTGAGCAACAAGCAGCAGCGTCTACTTGTAAGGCACGTTGATTCACCACATAAAGTAGTCATAACTCCAGGCTATCGAGAATTTGAATCAAAATTAGAAGATGAGAAATATGTTTCGATTGTGGATGATGATGAGGATAGTTTCCCCCAAAACAAGTCCCCCTTGATGGTTCCGTCAAATGTTAAACAACTCAAGAAGTTTCCAGATATAATAGGTAGTTCAATGGGTCTGCTCTGTTTGTGTCGAAGTTTCAAAGAGTTTTATTATTGGCACGGTTTAGATAAAAAAACAAGGAAGAAATTTGTGTTATGGAATCTTACGATTAGAAAATCGATTACGATTGTTGTGCCTAATGTCCCAAATACGAACTACTTTCAAACCGTTGTTGGTTTTGGAGTTTGTCCTCGTACTAGTGACCCTAAGCTTGTCAAGATTACTTATATTCTAAGTTTGGATTATATGAAAGAACACATTCCTTGGCAAGTTGAGCTTTTTAGCTTAAGCTCGGGGTCTTGGAAGAGTTTGTCTATGAGTGTGCCGCGTAAATCAGTTTTATTGAGATGGAAACAAGTATGTATAGATAAGTTTATTTATTGGCTTGTCGCTGATAGGATTCATGATGTGGGTGAAGAGATAAAAAAGAATTTGATATTGTCATTTGATATGACAACCGAAGAATTTATAGAAATAGACCTCCCAAATAATTTGGCATACTCAGATAACAATTTCTTGCATGTATCTAAGCTATTGACATCTCTTGTCGTGGTTGAAGCCGATGATTGGCCCGTGCACCGAAAATACAGTGTTTGGATGATGAAGCATGAGGTTCCAAACTCGTTTACTAAGCTATTTGTTATTAACTCACCATCTGAATCACTAGGAATATTAAAGGTACACGGCTTTAGGAAAACCGGCGAACCTATTATTGAAATGAACTGGGATAACACGGACTTTTATAACACTGATGCACATAATGCAGTTTTTGTTTACGAACCCGAGTCAGGAGAAATCAGTGATATTGGGATTGCTCGTTGTGGGTTTGCTTGCTTTGCGATATCGTACGTTGAAACACTGCTTTTGCTTAATAAATAG